TAGCTTTTTGGCAGCCAAGTTATCGGGACTATAAGGAATCCAACAATAACGCGCAGGACCAGCTGGGAAAGTTCGAATAAACTCCAATATTTTCTTTAATGCTTCCCGGCCATAGCCCATGCTCTGATGATGCTTGTCAATCATAAGTCGCAAAATACAATAGCTATGGTCAGCAATGACAGGAAGATCATAACCCGTGATTCCGTAAGTTATCATTACAAAACCTACAGGCTGCTCATCTGCGTAAATTGCAAGCGGAAACGGTGAGCCACCATTGGTTGCAAGAACATAACATGATGCTACACTTGAAAGGTTTGATGCAACATATTGACGCTGCTCTTCTGAGACTTCCAGGTTAAATATAGAACGTCGGTTCTCTAGCGTTATTTTTCTGAGCGTAATCATGTGGACCCTCTCCTTTCTTCACCAAAAATAGTAGGTTTAAGCGATTTCAAGATAATAACCAGGTTCATTCTTATTAGATCTTCTTTCTCATATACAAAGCTATTTCTTCCTTTTGGCTATGATTATTCGAATATAGTGATACATCAATTCCTTCTATTTGATAACCACATTGCATGTAAAAATGAATGGCTGGAACGTTCGTATTCTGGGTTTCTAACGTGATCGCTCTGAAGCCCCGTTCCTGGGCAATCTCATTGACTTTATTGATCAACAGTCTCCCATATCCTTTTCTTATGTATTTTTCATTCACCTGAAGATGCCATATCATCAGCGTATTATTCCAAGTTTGTGGTTCAGAAATGGCGAGCGCTATGATTTTCCCATCTATATATATTCCATAAGAATATCCCAGTTGTATGATTTCTTCATATCGTTCCAAATCATCTGTACTGTTCAATTCTTCTTTTTCGTAGATGTCATCCAAATTTATTAACGTTAGATGCATACTAAAGGAACCTTGTGTCTCTTTTTTGGTAAGCTCATATTTTTGAGTGGATTTATAACCAAAGCTTCCAAGTTGAAGCCAATCTTCATTAGATAGATTCTCTATTTTTTTGATCTCCATTACATCACCCCAGAATTAAAATACTTGGCTATTCGCTTATAAAGTTGTTTCATTCTTGCTTATATCTCTTCTTTCGACCTTAATTTCCATATTCCTGCACCCCTACTTATTGTTTCCTATCAACATAATTATGGAATATCAAAGAAAATAATAATAATCCCGACAGGACAAACCTGGCGGGATTTCGTTTGCATAGATATCGAAAGACGTTTTTAGTTGTTACGTAGCAACCACATGGTTCATTTCTTCACTTGTTATAAAGTCAGAACGATTCACGTAATACAAATCATAGATTTGTTCCGTATTGTTTATTAACTTATACACTTCGTGGTATATATCAGTTGCTAATTTGACATAAGGCAATTTTCCAACCGCTTTCTTGGATCGAATGTTTTGTTTTCGAATTTTAAGAAATACCGTTTCAATTTCATGTTGAAGAAATAACTCAGCGAAAAAGGCTTCCTTTGCTCGTTGATTGTAACCTTTTCCAAAATAAGGTGCTCCAATCCATGTCGCAAGAAAACCTGTCTTATGTTCCATGTGATATAAATCAATGGTTCCGATGGGATGTCCCAGCTCATTAAGGATCGTTCTGGAAATACATGTGTTTTGCTCTTCTTCATCGATCACCTGTTTGGTTGCAAATAAATATTCTTCATAAGATCGGCACTTATGACGAACGTATGGAAAAACAGCGGGGTCCACCATCAAATCATACAGTGAGTGGCATTCGTGCAAGTCTCGTTTTTTCAACATTTAAACAACCACCTAGTCCTTTTAGTTCGCTGAGTCAAACAAACTAAGTATATAAAAGGACGTGTGGAATTTAATGAATTCTGCATTGCTTTTA
Above is a window of Paenibacillus sp. E222 DNA encoding:
- a CDS encoding GNAT family N-acetyltransferase, translated to MLKKRDLHECHSLYDLMVDPAVFPYVRHKCRSYEEYLFATKQVIDEEEQNTCISRTILNELGHPIGTIDLYHMEHKTGFLATWIGAPYFGKGYNQRAKEAFFAELFLQHEIETVFLKIRKQNIRSKKAVGKLPYVKLATDIYHEVYKLINNTEQIYDLYYVNRSDFITSEEMNHVVAT
- a CDS encoding GNAT family N-acetyltransferase → MITLRKITLENRRSIFNLEVSEEQRQYVASNLSSVASCYVLATNGGSPFPLAIYADEQPVGFVMITYGITGYDLPVIADHSYCILRLMIDKHHQSMGYGREALKKILEFIRTFPAGPARYCWIPYSPDNLAAKKLYESFGFHENGEVCHDELITVLEL
- a CDS encoding GNAT family N-acetyltransferase, coding for MEIKKIENLSNEDWLQLGSFGYKSTQKYELTKKETQGSFSMHLTLINLDDIYEKEELNSTDDLERYEEIIQLGYSYGIYIDGKIIALAISEPQTWNNTLMIWHLQVNEKYIRKGYGRLLINKVNEIAQERGFRAITLETQNTNVPAIHFYMQCGYQIEGIDVSLYSNNHSQKEEIALYMRKKI